A single genomic interval of Sceloporus undulatus isolate JIND9_A2432 ecotype Alabama chromosome 2, SceUnd_v1.1, whole genome shotgun sequence harbors:
- the CS gene encoding citrate synthase, mitochondrial: MTLLTASSRAAARLLGAKNSSCIIFAARHASTSTNLKDVLANMIPKEQARIKSFRQQYGNTVIGQITVDMVYGGMRGMKGLIYETSVLDPDEGIRFRGYSIPECQKLLPKAPGGSEPLPEGLFWLLVTGEIPSQEQVNWLSREWAKRAALPSHVVTMLDNFPTNLHPMSQLSAAVTALNSESTFARAYSEGIHRTKYWEFIYEDSMDLIAKLPCIAAKIYRNLYREGSSIGAIDPALDWSHNFTNMLGYTDPQFIELMRLYLTIHSDHEGGNVSAHTSHLVGSALSDPYLAFAAAMNGLAGPLHGLANQEVLVWLTNLQKELGEDVSDEKLRDFIWNTLNSGRVVPGYGHAVLRKTDPRYSCQREFALKHLPKDPLFKLVAQLYKIVPNVLLEQGKAKNPWPNVDAHSGVLLQYYGMKEMNYYTVLFGVSRALGVLSQLIWSRALSFPLERPKSMSTDGLMVLVGAKSG, from the exons AACTCATCATGTATCATTTTTGCTGCAAGACATGCCAGCACTTCCACA aatttGAAAGATGTTCTTGCAAACATGATCCCTAAGGAGCAAGCAAGAATTAAAAGCTTCAGGCAACAATATGGGAACACAGTCATTGGTCAAATCACTGTGGACATG GTCTATGGCGGCATGAGAGGTATGAAAGGACTAATATATGAGACCTCCGTCTTAGACCCTGATGAG GGCATCCGTTTCCGTGGCTACAGCATTCCTGAGTGCCAGAAGCTACTGCCCAAAGCCCCTGGAGGTTCAGAGCCCCTTCCTGAAGGTTTGTTCTGGTTGCTGGTGACAGGAGAGATTCCCTCACAAGAACAG GTGAACTGGCTGTCTCGAGAGTGGGCCAAGAGAGCAGCCTTGCCTTCCCATGTGGTGACCATGCTGGACAACTTCCCCACCAACCTTCACCCCATGTCACAACTCAGTGCCGCTGTCACCGCCCTCAACAGTGAGAGTACCTTTGCCCGTGCCTACTCTGAGGGAATCCACCGGACCAAGTACTGGGAG TTCATCTATGAAGACTCCATGGACTTGATTGCTAAGCTGCCATGTATTGCTGCAAAGATCTACCGTAACCTGTACCGCGAGGGCAGCAGCATTGGCGCCATTGATCCTGCCTTAGATTGGTCACATAACTTCACCAACATGCTGGGCTATACTGACCCTCAGTTCATTGAGCTTATGCGACTCTACCTCACCATTCACAG TGACCACGAGGGTGGGAACGTCAGTGCCCACACTAGTCATCTAGTAGGCAGTGCCCTCTCTGACCCTTACCTGGCTTTTGCTGCAGCCATGAATGGTCTGGCCGGGCCACTCCACGGTCTTGCAAATCAG GAAGTGCTGGTGTGGTTGACCAACCTGCAGAAGGAGCTGGGTGAGGACGTATCTGATGAAAAGTTGAGGGATTTCATCTGGAACACCTTGAACTCTGGCAGG GTGGTTCCTGGTTACGGCCATGCAGTACTGAGGAAGACGGATCCCCGCTACTCTTGCCAGAGAGAATTTGCCCTCAAGCACCTTCCCAAAGATCCCTTGTTCAAGCTGGTGGCCCAACTGTACAAGATTGTCCCTAACGTACTGCTGGAACAAGGCAAAGCTAAGAATCCTTGGCCCAATGTGGATGCACATAGTGGGGTCCTGTTACAG TACTATGGCATGAAGGAGATGAACTACTACACAGTGCTGTTTGGTGTGTCTCGGGCCCTTGGTGTTCTGTCGCAGCTCATCTGGAGCCGAGCCCTGAGCTTCCCACTGGAGAGACCGAAGTCCATGAGCACAGATGGGCTGATGGTGCTTGTGGGTGCCAAGTCTGGTTAG